AACCGACCCAGAAAGAGCCACCAAAAACATCAGCTACAATATTGTTTCATACTGTATATAGGCATAAAACTTCTTAAGGTAAAAAGATTTTACTTTGAGTTTGAGGACATTGTAATGCTTTACAGAGCCTCAAGGAGGCTAAATGGTTTTGTAACATAGCTAAGGGAACTTTCAGAATCTATGGAACGGGTACATGGAGTAATTTTGGGGAGTATCATGCCTTTTGAATTTCAGTTCTGGGGAGAGTTTTGCTTTTAAATATTTAGTCCAGGGGAGTGTTATGTAATTTGAAATTGATGAAATTTCAATATTTCATAAAAAATATTTAGTGAGAAGTTCTTTATCAGAATATGTACTGACTCTTTTGTTTAACAGCTTTTAGCAACGAATGGAGACGCACACCTTGGGGGTAAGTTCAGCATGCACTAACCTTTTCAGATGCACAAAAATACATGGAAATCTGAGAAGTGTAAGATTGATCACAAGTCTAATTTGTTTGGTCTCAGGTCACTATAACTCCAATGTGGATGTTTATGTTGTAATCTACCCTACTACACCTACTTATATTTTAtgatgaaccagagagagacatattTTTAAGTAGGGGTGGTGGGTTGTTGAATTAAGTGCTTCATAACTTAATCAGGATTTAGCCTAACCCTTTCTTTAACCCTTTCTCTGGTTTCTACTGCCATCTGACAGTCAGAAAGAGGAAATGCTGCAGAAACTGAAAGACTATGTGCCTGGAAACCCTCAGGTGAAGACTATCAGAATCCTCCTCCATGGACCAGCTGGAGCGGGCAAGTCCAGCTTCATCAACTCCATCAACAATATCTTTCAGGACAAATGTATGAACATTGCCTTAGCTGATAATTCCTTTGCAGGTGCAAGCTTCACAAAAAAGGTACATTCTTTGGTATTGTGTGACACATTCAAAGTAGcacaacaatatatatatatatatattaacctaTATCTAACATACTGTAACTGCATTGACCTAGAACAGAATTGCATCTAGATTCAGCCACAGGATGATTTTTGTCAGAGTGTATGATcggggggccagaacataattataataatgtgtacactgcaaattgactgcaactAAGctcaaaaatagaaaaataacaataatttcataccttgattacattgagacacgatcacgtcttttatttttatttgtgggAGTACTTGGGaacaaatattttaaaatatttgttAAAAGAAAAATCACTTGCAGGCCGGTTTTGAACCCCGGGCCGCCTGTTGTCGACCCCTGGTCTAGAAGGTAGACAACTGACATGAGCATTGAATTAATGCCGTATGGTTTTAAAACAGTACGTAGTTGTAATTCTGCAATGTATTTCTACAGTATGAAACCCACAAAATTGTGAAAGAAAAACCTGGAACCTACTACCCCTTCCTCTTCTATGATGTCATGGGGCTGGAGAATGGTATTAACAAAGGAGTTTATGATGCGGACATTGTCAAGGCCCTGAAGGGGCATGTAAAAGAGGGTTACATGGTAAGAACTGAACACAGCAACTTCTCAGTCTGTAAATATGTTTGCTGTCTATAATAAACATTGTTTCCCCCTCTTTTTCCACCAGTTTAATCCTGTATCACCTTTAGAAGAGGAGAATGAGTACTATGTCAAGGCCCCCACTCCATCTGACACAGTTCACTGCCTAGTTAGTGCAATACCAGCTGATAAACTACCTATGATGAATGCCAACAAGAATGACGAGGCGAATGATATCTTCAAGAAGATGAGAGCCATCAGACTAGTTGCAAGTAACATAGGTAACAAGGTTTTATGGAACATTGTTTATAATATATAATGTTGTGGCGGGGCCTCATCATACATTTGACTAGTCGGTGCTTATCAGCCCATATCAGAGCAGAGTTTGAACCCTGGGGCGCGTTCAGCAGTATGCAACGTTTTGGatcgttcagatagaaatatttagtgtagaacaaacatgcctctccaACCTATAGACCAAGGATTCATGTCCTCTCCGGtcatgacatttctatctgcaacattcaACAACGTTTGGAAAATGAATGTTGCCCTGGTCTTGAACCCAGTTTTAAATATGCATTTTTCACTAATAACACAGTATATTTTCATGTAAAATAAACAAATTATTTAATACATTCACAAACTGATGTGATACTTTAGACGTTTAGTAGTAATAAGATGGAAGAGACACAAGATTCAATTGGTTTCCATGTATTTGGCAGGGATTCCCCAAATGGTTATTCTCACCAAAGTGGATTTAGCCTGTCCATTGGTGAGGGAAGACCTGAAAAAGGTCTATTGGAGCAAGTATATAAAGAAGAAGGTAAGTGAATGATATTTTGAAAGTTTTGCTAGAAATGCAAGTATTTGCAGATTTGGAGCTCCATAATCTCtcttgatgaggaaaacatttacatGTTATGTCTGTCGGGAGATTATTTTGGTGCGCTGGTTTTGTGTTACTTGCTATTTGGATTAATTATACGATTTCGCAGTTTTCATGAGTTTCATATCTCGGACTGGTTCCGGGTTGCCAAGATAAGCACTCCTGGACCATAGGCCCTGGCCTACAGTATGAAATAAATGGTTTGAGGGAGCACTTTAATTTATGCTTTTTCGTCTTCCTGTGAGGTACATGTCCAAATGTCTTATTCTACTCATCTGATTGAATTGCAACCATATTCTTTCTTGCAGATGGAGCAGTGTAGTAATGAACTGGGGGTACCAGTGAACTGCATCCTGCCTGTGAAGAACTACCACGAGGAAATCGACTTGGATGATGACATGGATGTGCTGCTATTGAGAGCACTGAGGCAGATGGTGGACTTTGCAGAGGG
This genomic stretch from Oncorhynchus clarkii lewisi isolate Uvic-CL-2024 chromosome 13, UVic_Ocla_1.0, whole genome shotgun sequence harbors:
- the LOC139424088 gene encoding interferon-induced protein 44-like encodes the protein MGLFKSKPSPPPPPPSPAFSNEWRRTPWGQKEEMLQKLKDYVPGNPQVKTIRILLHGPAGAGKSSFINSINNIFQDKCMNIALADNSFAGASFTKKYETHKIVKEKPGTYYPFLFYDVMGLENGINKGVYDADIVKALKGHVKEGYMFNPVSPLEEENEYYVKAPTPSDTVHCLVSAIPADKLPMMNANKNDEANDIFKKMRAIRLVASNIGIPQMVILTKVDLACPLVREDLKKVYWSKYIKKKMEQCSNELGVPVNCILPVKNYHEEIDLDDDMDVLLLRALRQMVDFAEGFKLSQAD